The Stackebrandtia nassauensis DSM 44728 genome includes the window CGTCTCGCCGACCTGCTCGGCGACGAGTCGCTGCGCGACGACGCGGTCGGCCTCGCCGAACGCACCCGCGCCCACGACTCTCCCGACGCCGAGTTCGACATCGTGGGCGGGGCCGCCGGAACCATCGCGGCGCTGCGCGTCCTGCACGACCAGCGGCCCGAGTCGCCGGCCGCCGAGGTCATCCGCGCCGCCGCCGACCGGCTGCTCGACGCCGCCGAGGCGCAGGACGCCGGAATCGCCTGGCTGCCGGCGATGATGCGCGAGAACAACCTCGCCTCCCGGCCGCCGTCGGGTTTCGGCCACGGCACCGGCGGCATCGCCTGGGCGCTGGCGCAGGCGGGAGGAGTCCTGGGCGAGGACCGTTACGCGCGCGCCGCCCAAGACGCGATCACCTACGAACGCAGCCTGTTCCGGCCCGGCGACGGGACCTGGCAGGACGTCCGCGACCCCGACGGCAAGGCGATGACCTGCGCGTGGTGCCACGGCGCCGTCGGCATCGGACTGTCGCGTGTGGGCATGCGCGACCTGGTCCCAGGCGACCGCGCCGCGATCGACGAGGAGATCACCGTGGCCCTGGACACCGCGCGACGCGACGGCTTCGGGATCTCGCATTCGCTGTGCCACGGCGACATGGGAGCCGTCGAACTGTTTCTGTCGGCCGCGAGTCTCCACGACGGACCCGAGCTCCGCGACGAGACGATACGGCGCGCGACCTCGGTACTGCGCACAGTGGAGACCGAGGGCTGGATCTGCGGGCTGCCGTTCGGCGAACCGACGCCGAGCCTGATGGTCGGCCTGGCCGGTATCGGCTACGGGCTGCTGCGACTCAACGATCCGACGCGGGTGCCGTCGGTGCTCACCATGGCGGTGCCGACACCGCCGCAACGAATCCAGCGATAGGGGCGGACATGCCGGGACTTCTCGACGAGGTTCAGCAACCGGTCGGCAGGCTCAGCGCCCGCCGTCAACTGTGGCTGACCGCACAGGCACTGCGCATGGTCTGGGCCAGCGCACGCCGCGACTTCTGCCTGGTGGTCGCCGGGGCGCTGATCCTGGGTGTCGGCGCGGGCCTTCAGGTCATGCTGACCAACAACGTGTTGCAGTCGGTGCTGGCGGCCAAACCCGGCTCCGGCCTGCCCAGCAGCGTCGTGGCGTACCTGATGGCCTTGGTCGCCATCACCGCGGCGCTGAAGTTCACCGCGTCGTTCCAGAACGAACGCGAACGCGTCGTGGGTGAACTGGTGGCCCGGCACGCCCAGACCCGGGTGCTCGACATGGCCGCGACGATGCGGCTGGAATCGTTCGAGCAGCCTGAGTTCTACAACCGGCTGGAACGGGCCACCATGACCGCCGAGATCCGGCCGATGCAACTGGCCTCGGGCCTGCTGGGGGCGATCAGCGCCACAGTCGCCGTCACGGGGGTGCTGGCCGCGCTGCTGGCGATCAGCCCGCTGCCGGGACTGCTGCTGCTGGTGTCGGCGGTTCCACTGTGGCTGGCCACCGGCCGGGCCAACCGGGCGCTGTACGCGTTCAACTTCCAGATGACCCATATGGACCGGGCCCGCAGCTACCTGGGTTTCCTCATCACCAGCCGCGACAACGCCGCCGAACTGCGCGCCTGCCAGGCGACGCCGTTCCTGCGCGGCCGCATCGACGACCTGTACGACCAGCGCATCACCGCCGTGCGGGACATGACCCGCAAACGGGTGCGGGTGTCGTCCTTGGGGACCCTCGCCAACGGCGTCGTGGTCGCGGCGGTGATGCTGTTGACGGTGGCCATGGTCGCCGAGGGCTGGATGACGATCGCCGAGACCGGTGCCGTGCTCGTCGCGATCGCGCTGGTGAGCCAGAAACTGATCGTCGCCGCCGACAGCGCGCTGCTGCTGCACGAGAGCATCCTGTTCGTCGAGGACCTCGTCAGCTTCATCGAACCCGGACGGGTCGCGCCACCGCCCCAGACCGAACAGCGGACGAGCGCTACGCCGTCGGAGCTGGCGTCCATCGAGCTGAAGAACGTCGACTTTCGGTACCCCAGCGGCAAAACCCCGACGCTGCACGACATCGACATGGAGCTGCGCGCCGGGGAGGTCATCGCTTTGGTGGGCGAGAACGGCTCGGGCAAGACCACATTGGCCAAGATCATCGCCGGGCTCTACCAGGCCACCGGCGGCGCGGTCCACCGCAACGGGGAACCGTTGACCGAGGCGGTCACGCGCACGCATCGCGGCCAGGTCGCGGCGGTGTTCCAGGACTTCGTCCAATACCGACTGTCGGTGGCCGACAACATCGCGATGGGTCGCCCCGAACGACGCGACGACACCGCCGCGATCCACGCCGCCGCGCGGCGGGCCCGTGCCGCCGAGTTCATCGAGGCGCTGCCGGAGGGCTACGACACCCAGCTGGGCAGCCAGTTCCTCGGCGGTATGGAGCTGTCGGGCGGGCAGTGGCAGCGCCTCGCCCTGGCTCGGGCGTTCTTCCGGGACGCGGAACTGATCATTCTGGACGAACCCACCTCGGCGCTGGACCCGCGCGCCGAACGCGAACTCTTCGACGACATCCGGGAACTGTGCGCCGGACGCACCGTCCTGGTCATCTCGCACCGGTTCGCGAACGTCCGCTCGGCCGACCGCATCTACGTGCTGGCCGACGGCCGCGTCTCCGAGGCCGGTTCCCACGACGAACTGATCAAACTGGACCGACGGTACGCCGAACTGTTCCACATGCAGGCCAGCAGTTACCAGACGATGGAGACCCGATGAAGACAGTCAGCTTCGGACAGCTCGGCGACCGGCTGCACGGCCGACTCATCCTGCCCGGCGAACCGGACTTCGACTCGGTGCGCAAATGGTTCATCGGCCGGTTCACCGAGACCGTCCCGCAGGCGGTCGCCCGGTGCGCCGACACCCGCGACGTCGCCGAGGCGGTCGCGTTCGCGCGCGCCAAGGACATACCGTTCGCGCTGCGCAGCGGAGCCCACAGTTTCGCCGAGTACAGCATGTCGGAGGGTCTGGTGATCGACCTGGACGGCATGGACGAGGTCCGGGTCTCCCCCGACGGCGCCACCGTGACCGCCGGGCCCGGGACCCGGATCGGTCCGCTGGCCGAGGTTCTGGCGCGGCACGGCCGGGTCGTGCCGGTCGGCTGGTGCCCCATGGTCGCGGTCGCCGGAGCCTCGATGGGCGGCGGTTTCGGTCCGCTGGGCCGGTACTACGGCCTGGGCTGCGACCACCTGGTCGGCGCCGAGGTCGTCCTGGCCGACGGCAGGATCGTGCGCACCTCCGAGACGACCGAACCGGATCTACTGTGGGCGTTGCGTGGCGCGGGTGCCGGGAACTTCGGTGCGGTGACCTCACTGACGTTTCGCACCCGTCCCGCCGTACCGGCCGTCCACTTCGCCGCGTGGTGGAAACCCGAGGACGGCGCCGCGGTGATCGACGCCTGGCAGCGCTGGGCGCCCACCGCGCCGTCGAGGGTCAACGCCGAGCTGATCCTGCGCTGCTGGCCCGATCCCGACGAGCCCGCCACCCTGTCGGTGTTCGGGCTGATCGTCGGGGCGTCGCCGCGCGCCGCCGCCGAACGGGTCGCGGAGCTGGCCGACCTGGTGGGCATCTCCCCCGAACGCGTCACCTACACCGAGCTGACCGCCGAGGAACTGCCCAACCACCACACCTTCGCCGGGGAACCCACCTCGCACAACAAACTCGGCGGACGCCCCGGCGACGCCGAACCCGGCGTACGGTTCGTGAAGTCCGAGTTCTTCGACGCGGCCGTGCCGCTCGACGCGATCGCCGACCTGGTGGACGGACTGCTGCGCGACCGCGTCGCCAGTCAACAGCGGGAGTTCGAGTTCATACCGTGGGGCGGCGCGATCGGCGAACCGGCTCCCGGTGACACCGCCTTCGTGCACCGCTCGCCGCGCTTCCTGGTGGAGCACAGCGTTCAGGCCTACGGTTCGGCCGAACTCAAGCGGGCCTCGCACGAGTGGGTCACCGCGTCCAAGGCGACCCTGCACCGCTGGGGAAACGGCCACGTCTACCAGAACTATCCCGAACCCGACCTCCCCGACTGGGACATCGCCTACTACGGCGACAACCTTCACCGACTGCACGCGGTGAAGGCTGCCTACGATCCTGACGGGGTGTTCCGGTACGAGCAATCGCTACGCGCGGACGGGTTCTAGCCCGGGTTCGGGCTCGGTCCGCGACGCGACCGGCACGGTCCTGCGCGCCACCAGCAGCGCGCCGACCGCCGCCAGCGGAAGGATTCCCACCAGCACGACCGGGGAGGCGACGATCAGCTCCGCACCGTAGGGGTCACGCAGCACCAGCAGCAGCCCGCCGATGATCGCGCTGAGGAACAGCCCGACGTACGTCACGCCCAGTGCCACCGGAAAGCTCACGACGCCCACGGCCGTCCACAGCAGAACCCGACCGGCGGAGGGTCTCGTGTCCCAGGTGATCACCGCCAGTGTGTACACGCACAGCGGCAGGCCCAGCAGCGCACCGGTTCCGTCGGGTACCACGGGAAGCCCGTTCCAGGTGAGGAATCCCGTTCCGATCATCAGCGCCACCGGGAGAACCGACACGGCCGCGAACCCGCTTGGCGACAGTGGACGGTTGCGGGCGGCGTCGGCCGCCGACATGGCGACGACGGCGAGCGCGACCATCAGCACCGTGGTGGTGATCGACAGCCCGACGGGGGAATCGACGCCCTCGGATTCGTA containing:
- a CDS encoding ABC transporter ATP-binding protein; this encodes MPGLLDEVQQPVGRLSARRQLWLTAQALRMVWASARRDFCLVVAGALILGVGAGLQVMLTNNVLQSVLAAKPGSGLPSSVVAYLMALVAITAALKFTASFQNERERVVGELVARHAQTRVLDMAATMRLESFEQPEFYNRLERATMTAEIRPMQLASGLLGAISATVAVTGVLAALLAISPLPGLLLLVSAVPLWLATGRANRALYAFNFQMTHMDRARSYLGFLITSRDNAAELRACQATPFLRGRIDDLYDQRITAVRDMTRKRVRVSSLGTLANGVVVAAVMLLTVAMVAEGWMTIAETGAVLVAIALVSQKLIVAADSALLLHESILFVEDLVSFIEPGRVAPPPQTEQRTSATPSELASIELKNVDFRYPSGKTPTLHDIDMELRAGEVIALVGENGSGKTTLAKIIAGLYQATGGAVHRNGEPLTEAVTRTHRGQVAAVFQDFVQYRLSVADNIAMGRPERRDDTAAIHAAARRARAAEFIEALPEGYDTQLGSQFLGGMELSGGQWQRLALARAFFRDAELIILDEPTSALDPRAERELFDDIRELCAGRTVLVISHRFANVRSADRIYVLADGRVSEAGSHDELIKLDRRYAELFHMQASSYQTMETR
- a CDS encoding FAD-binding oxidoreductase; the protein is MKTVSFGQLGDRLHGRLILPGEPDFDSVRKWFIGRFTETVPQAVARCADTRDVAEAVAFARAKDIPFALRSGAHSFAEYSMSEGLVIDLDGMDEVRVSPDGATVTAGPGTRIGPLAEVLARHGRVVPVGWCPMVAVAGASMGGGFGPLGRYYGLGCDHLVGAEVVLADGRIVRTSETTEPDLLWALRGAGAGNFGAVTSLTFRTRPAVPAVHFAAWWKPEDGAAVIDAWQRWAPTAPSRVNAELILRCWPDPDEPATLSVFGLIVGASPRAAAERVAELADLVGISPERVTYTELTAEELPNHHTFAGEPTSHNKLGGRPGDAEPGVRFVKSEFFDAAVPLDAIADLVDGLLRDRVASQQREFEFIPWGGAIGEPAPGDTAFVHRSPRFLVEHSVQAYGSAELKRASHEWVTASKATLHRWGNGHVYQNYPEPDLPDWDIAYYGDNLHRLHAVKAAYDPDGVFRYEQSLRADGF